A region from the Stygiolobus caldivivus genome encodes:
- a CDS encoding metal-dependent hydrolase yields the protein MPQLRWLGHAAVELNISGKHIIVDPMIKDNPLSPVRLNYFDNNLDLIVVTHDHYDHLGDTVELMKMNPKAKIFATYDLEAYLANEFKIDWEKFIPANVGGYISFDGIKLALTKAVHSSEHSDPTGVVINGDGVTLYHAGDTGLFEDMKLIGELFKPDYVLLPIGGRFTMDPQQAGIAVEMLRPKRYAIPIHYNTWDLIKVNPDEFVQEVSKRGYKALVLQPGQSVEL from the coding sequence ATGCCACAACTACGATGGTTAGGGCACGCAGCGGTTGAATTGAATATTAGTGGTAAACATATTATTGTAGACCCAATGATAAAAGATAACCCCCTATCCCCTGTGAGATTGAATTACTTCGATAATAACTTAGATTTAATAGTAGTTACACATGACCACTACGACCACTTGGGAGATACCGTTGAACTCATGAAAATGAACCCTAAGGCAAAAATTTTTGCTACATACGACCTTGAGGCATATTTGGCGAACGAGTTTAAGATTGATTGGGAAAAATTCATCCCGGCTAACGTAGGAGGGTATATATCTTTCGATGGGATAAAATTAGCTCTAACTAAAGCCGTCCATTCAAGTGAACATAGCGATCCAACTGGAGTCGTTATAAATGGAGATGGAGTAACATTGTATCATGCAGGAGATACTGGGCTCTTTGAGGATATGAAGTTAATCGGAGAACTGTTTAAACCGGATTATGTGTTACTACCCATAGGAGGTAGGTTTACCATGGATCCTCAACAAGCTGGTATTGCAGTTGAAATGCTGAGACCTAAAAGATACGCTATACCTATCCACTACAATACTTGGGACCTAATTAAAGTAAATCCTGACGAATTTGTCCAAGAAGTAAGCAAAAGAGGGTACAAAGCATTAGTACTTCAGCCTGGACAGAGCGTGGAACTATAA
- the map gene encoding type II methionyl aminopeptidase, whose product MNEEVIEIIRKAGKIAAKAREEGAKLIKPGVKVIDVCETVEKIIIENGAFPAFPCNLSINNEAAHYSPVIGDLKVIPENAVVKLDLGAHIDGYITDTALTVALDPKYEKLAEASKVALDKAIETIRSGVDIGEIGKVIERTIKSYGYKPVANLGGHLIRRYELHAGIFIPNVYERGMGRIIEDNTYAIEPFATDGGGKVIEGKEITIYAVRTTDIKGLSDEEKDFLMKIYEKVNKNPFSERWFANLGEAEYVKQMIKTLMRKGAIRGYPILLEVKKGFVSQFEHTVLVTRDGVEVIT is encoded by the coding sequence ATGAATGAGGAGGTTATAGAAATAATTAGAAAAGCTGGGAAAATAGCTGCTAAGGCAAGAGAAGAAGGAGCTAAACTAATTAAACCGGGAGTAAAGGTAATAGACGTATGTGAGACAGTAGAAAAAATAATAATCGAGAACGGCGCATTTCCAGCATTTCCTTGTAATCTCTCTATAAATAATGAAGCTGCCCATTATAGTCCGGTCATAGGGGATCTAAAAGTAATCCCAGAAAACGCAGTAGTGAAACTAGACCTGGGTGCCCATATAGATGGGTATATTACGGATACTGCCCTTACTGTGGCTTTGGATCCTAAGTATGAAAAGCTTGCTGAGGCTTCAAAGGTAGCACTAGATAAGGCAATAGAAACTATAAGGTCAGGAGTAGATATAGGTGAAATAGGGAAGGTTATAGAACGGACTATAAAAAGTTATGGATATAAACCTGTAGCGAATTTAGGTGGGCACTTAATTAGGCGTTATGAATTACACGCTGGAATTTTTATTCCAAATGTTTATGAAAGGGGAATGGGAAGAATAATTGAAGATAATACATACGCCATTGAACCATTCGCTACTGATGGAGGGGGTAAAGTAATTGAAGGAAAAGAGATTACAATTTATGCAGTAAGGACTACGGATATTAAGGGTCTTTCTGATGAAGAGAAAGATTTTCTTATGAAAATTTATGAAAAAGTAAATAAGAATCCTTTTAGCGAACGTTGGTTTGCAAATCTAGGAGAAGCTGAATACGTAAAACAGATGATAAAAACTTTAATGAGGAAAGGAGCTATTAGGGGATACCCCATACTTCTTGAGGTGAAAAAGGGGTTTGTGTCCCAGTTTGAACACACAGTCTTAGTTACTAGGGATGGCGTGGAAGTAATAACTTAA
- a CDS encoding phenylalanine--tRNA ligase subunit alpha codes for MLSENEIKIVEYLKSRPNKSATAEEISDSLGIPLSSIYSLSQLLKEKGYVRLEEKKLTKYELTDEGKLRLQRGMPEDVLIKTLNGQSRKISELKELMGNELEIALGWARRKNLIKIEKDSVIPLVKDYQSPEVDLLRDPSKINDNNYKQLLARKLISVKQETALILSLAREDITVVKPITYITTDIIKNHEWEKAPIKEYNVEAEPPFYPLAKKHFFKEFLEKLRDVMINLGFTEVKGNYVELEFYNFDLLFQAQDHPAREIHDSFMIEGKGEVKDLELMNRVKEMHKKGWKYEWEPNIALRLVLRSQTTAVTSRVLSSRPRPPIRTFTIGKVFRPDSIDATHLIEFHQLDGLVVENGFAFRDLLGVLKEIFYQIGIKEIKFKPAYFPFTEPSVEVYGKIEGLGWVEMSGAGLLRPEILEAVGIDSDAGAWGIGIDRLAMLLFGLKDIRLLYANNVDFLRNFRG; via the coding sequence ATGTTAAGCGAAAATGAGATTAAGATAGTAGAATATTTAAAATCTAGACCTAATAAGTCGGCTACAGCAGAAGAAATAAGCGATTCACTAGGGATACCTCTATCGTCAATATATAGTCTTTCACAGTTACTGAAAGAGAAAGGGTACGTAAGGCTAGAAGAAAAAAAATTAACGAAGTACGAACTGACCGACGAGGGAAAATTAAGGCTACAGAGAGGAATGCCAGAAGATGTTCTGATTAAAACCCTAAACGGCCAAAGCAGAAAAATTAGTGAGCTAAAAGAGCTAATGGGGAACGAACTAGAAATAGCGTTAGGTTGGGCAAGGAGAAAAAACCTTATAAAAATAGAAAAAGATTCAGTAATACCACTGGTTAAAGATTACCAATCACCTGAAGTAGACTTACTTAGAGACCCCTCAAAGATCAACGACAATAACTATAAACAGTTACTTGCAAGGAAACTGATAAGCGTAAAACAAGAAACTGCATTAATTCTTAGTTTAGCACGGGAGGACATAACGGTCGTAAAGCCTATTACATATATCACTACTGATATCATAAAGAACCATGAGTGGGAAAAAGCACCGATTAAAGAGTATAACGTTGAGGCTGAACCACCCTTTTACCCACTTGCTAAAAAACACTTTTTTAAAGAATTTTTAGAAAAATTGAGGGATGTAATGATAAACTTAGGATTTACAGAAGTTAAAGGAAATTATGTGGAATTAGAGTTTTATAATTTCGATTTGCTTTTCCAAGCACAAGATCACCCAGCTAGGGAAATTCATGACAGTTTTATGATTGAGGGTAAAGGTGAGGTAAAGGACTTAGAGCTGATGAATAGGGTAAAGGAAATGCATAAGAAGGGCTGGAAATATGAATGGGAACCTAACATTGCATTGAGGCTAGTCTTAAGGAGCCAGACTACAGCAGTAACTTCCAGAGTTTTAAGTAGTAGACCTAGACCACCAATCAGGACTTTCACTATCGGTAAAGTGTTCAGACCTGATTCAATAGATGCTACACATTTAATTGAGTTCCACCAACTAGACGGTCTTGTAGTAGAAAACGGGTTTGCCTTCAGGGATCTATTAGGAGTCTTAAAGGAGATCTTTTATCAGATAGGTATAAAGGAAATAAAATTTAAGCCAGCTTACTTCCCGTTCACAGAACCTAGCGTGGAAGTATATGGAAAGATCGAAGGCTTGGGCTGGGTAGAGATGTCAGGTGCAGGTTTACTGAGGCCCGAGATACTTGAAGCCGTAGGTATAGATAGTGATGCTGGGGCTTGGGGTATAGGAATAGATCGCCTCGCTATGCTCTTATTCGGCCTCAAGGATATTAGATTATTATATGCAAATAACGTAGATTTTCTGAGAAATTTCAGGGGCTGA